One part of the Solanum dulcamara chromosome 8, daSolDulc1.2, whole genome shotgun sequence genome encodes these proteins:
- the LOC129901023 gene encoding putative late blight resistance protein homolog R1A-3, producing MEKGKDNEGEREKLQEANNSSVLFSALRKDIANVLDFLERLKNEENQKALEKLKSELAFICTYIQLSYSDLEQFEDVMNVKGQEVENLLQSILYDIDNNVGCKYDMHHVLASLRANIGHCISSHHHSKSSATMLEEQLNFLLLNLHHLSKFLAEQKFPLETQYEILQNVCGNMKDFHGLIVNGCVEHEIVEYVLPQFQLMAERVGLFLWESLRQSGLSDLDEDDQTDEDSHLIMLEHLLLKIVPIELEVMDICYTHLKSSTSAEVGRFIKQLMEISPDILREYLNHLQEHMVAVIKPSISRARDIHVMMEFLLIILTDMPTDLINHDTFFDLLARVGALTKEVSTLVWGLEEKSMKKESTNETDRTTLDLLNDIELLKGDLRHVYLKSPDSPQSCFPMSDGPLFMHLLLRHLKDLLDSNAYSIDLVKEETGLVKEDLEFIRSFFANIEEELYKDLWARVLNLAYEAKDVIDSIIVRDNGLLHLIFSLPITIKKIKLIKEDISYLLEKIPKNKSLIVVNTPKKPVESKSLTTGKIIVGFEEETNLIIRKLTTGPAYLDVIPITGMPGSGKTTLAYKVYNDKRVSSHFDLRAWCTVDQKYGEKNLLNRIFNQVNGSDSKSNENIDVADKLRKQLYGKRYLIVLDDVWDTTTWDELTRPFPVVEKRSRIILTTREKKVALHGMIHTDPLNLRLLRSEESWELLEKRAFGNESCPDDLLDVGKEIAQNCKGLPLVADLIAGVVARKEKKKTVWLEVRNNLSSFILNSEVEVMKVIELSYDHLPHHLKSCFLYLASVPKDTAMEIGLVKDLWRAEGLVEQTEMKSVDEVMKVYLDNLISSSLVIPFNKIGDDPTLQLHDLVHDFCLIKARKEKLFDSISSSSPSSSSDLMPRIVTIDNIELLELNDLVLFDSNKKRHSGKHLYSLRINGDKLYDRLSDTFHLRHLRLLRVLVLDESLIEVKDSLLNEICMLNHLRFLCIGTEVKSLPLSFSNLWNLEMLMMSNKGSTLVLLPRIWDLVKLRVLFISACSFFDLDADESILIAEDTKLESLRELGNLKLSYSKDTEDIFERFPNLQDLRIDLKESWDYSTEQYWFPKLDFLTELEDLTVAFESSNINDSGSSAATKRPWEFHFPASLKQLELFDFPLTSDSLSTIARLPNLEYLTLQNTIIQGGEWNMGEEDTFENLKFLNLDEVTLAKWEVGEESFPVLEKLVLWGCSELEEIPPCFGDIYSLKIIKVEYNRQLKDSAMMIKQYVEDTTGEDKLEVL from the exons atggaaaaaggaaaagataatgaaggagaaagagagaaatTACAGGAAGCAAACAATTCATCG GTGTTATTTTCTGCTCTTCGCAAGGACATTGCCAATGTTCTGGATTTCCTAGAGAGATTAAAGAATGAGGAAAATCAAAAAGCTCTTGAAAAGCTGAAATCGGAGCTGGCATTTATTTGTACATACATCCAGCTTTCTTATTCCGATTTGGAGCAGTTTGAAGACGTAATGAATGTCAAAGGACAAGAGGTTGAGAATCTGCTTCAATCAATTCTGTATGATATTGACAACAACGTCGGGTGTAAATACGACATGCATCATGTCCTTGCTAGCCTCAGGGCTAATATCGGTCATTGTATCAGCTCACATCATCATTCTAAATCAAGTGCCACCATGCTTGAGGAGCAGTTGAACTTCCTCCTCCTGAATCTCCATCATCTATCCAAGTTTCTTGCTGAGCAGAAGTTTCCGTTAGAGACTCAGTATGAGATTCTTCAGAATGTGTGTGGCAACATGAAAGATTTCCATGGGTTGATAGTGAATGGTTGCGTTGAGCACGAGATTGTTGAATATGTCTTGCCTCAGTTTCAACTCATGGCTGAGAGAGTAGGACTCTTTCTTTGGGAGAGTCTTAGACAGTCTGGACTCTCCGATCTAGATGAGGATGATCAGACTGATGAAGATTCTCACCTCATCATGTTAGAACATCTACTCTTGAAGATTGTTCCAATTGAATTGGAGGTTATGGACATATGTTATACACATTTGAAATCTTCAACTTCAGCAGAAGTTGGACGCTTCATTAAGCAACTCATGGAAATCTCTCCAGACATTCTTAGAGAATATCTGAATCATCTACAGGAGCACATGGTAGCTGTAATTAAACCAAGCATTTCAAGAGCTCGAGACATTCACGTCATGATGGAGTTCCTGTTGATTATTCTTACTGACATGCCTACCGACTTGATTAATCATGACACATTTTTTGATCTCTTGGCACGTGTTGGAGCACTTACCAAGGAGGTATCAACTCTTGTTTGGGGCTTAGAAGAGAAATCAATGAAGAAAGAGAGTACCAATGAAACAGATCGTACAACACTAGACTTGCTAAATGATATCGAACTCCTCAAGGGAGATCTCAGGCATGTTTACTTGAAATCCCCAGACTCACCTCAAAGTTGCTTCCCCATGAGTGATGGACCACTCTTCATGCATCTTCTACTCAGACACTTAAAAGATTTGCTAGATTCCAATGCTTATTCAATTGATTTGGTAAAGGAAGAAACTGGGCTGGTGAAAGAAGATCTGGAATTCATAAGATCTTTTTTTGCAAATATTGAGGAAGAATTGTATAAAGATCTATGGGCACGTGTTTTAAATTTGGCATATGAGGCAAAAGATGTCATTGATTCAATTATTGTTCGAGATAATGGTCTCTTACATCTTATTTTCTCACTTCCCATTACCATAAAAAAGATCAAGCTTATCAAAGAagacatctcctatttacttgaGAAGATTCCCAAGAACAAGAGCCTCATTGTTGTAAACACTCCCAAGAAGCCAGTTGAAAGCAAGTCATTGACAACTGGTAAAATAATTGTTGGTTTTGAGGAGGAGACAAACTTGATAATTAGAAAGCTCACCACTGGACCGGCATATCTAGATGTCATTCCGATCACTGGTATGCCGGGTTCAGGTAAAACTACTTTGGCTTACAAAGTATACAATGACAAGAGAGTTTCTAGTCATTTCGACCTTCGTGCATGGTGCACAGTCGACCAGAAGTATGGCGAGAAGAATTTGTTGAATAGAATTTTTAATCAAGTTAATGGCTCTGATTCAAAATCGAATGAGAATATTGATGTTGCTGATAAGCTACGGAAACAACTATATGGAAAGAGGTATCTTATTGTCTTAGATGACGTGTGGGATACTACTACATGGGATGAATTAACAAGACCTTTTCCTGTAGTTGAGAAAAGAAGTAGAATTATATTGACGACTCGAGAAAAGAAAGTGGCTTTGCATGGAATGATCCACACTGATCCTCTTAACCTTCGATTGCTAAGATCAGAAGAAAGTTGGGAGTTATTAGAGAAAAGGGCATTTGGAAACGAGAGTTGCCCTGATGATTTGTTGGATGTTGGTAAAGAAATAGCCCAAAATTGTAAAGGGCTTCCTTTGGTGGCTGATCTGATTGCTGGAGTTGTAGCaaggaaggaaaagaaaaaaactgtGTGGCTTGAAGTTCGAAATAATTTGAGTTCCTTTATTTTGAACAGTGAAGTGGAAGTGATGAAGGTTATAGAATTAAGTTACGACCATTTACCACATCACCTCAAGTCATGTTTTCTTTACCTTGCAAGTGTTCCAAAGGACACTGCAATGGAAATCGGGTTAGTGAAAGATTTATGGCGTGCTGAAGGACTTGTGGAGCAGACAGAGATGAAGAGTGTGGATGAAGTGATGAAGGTTTATTTGGATAACTTAATTTCCAGTAGCTTGGTAATTCCTTTCAATAAGATAGGTGATGACCCGACTCTCCAACTTCATGATCTTGTGCATGACTTTTGTTTGATAAAAGCAAGAAAGGAAAAGTTGTTTGACTCAATAAGTTCAAGTtctccatcttcttcttcagatTTGATGCCACGTATAGTGACCATTGATAACATTGAGTTATTGGAGCTTAACGATTTGGTACTGTTCGATTCAAATAAGAAAAGGCATTCTGGTAAacacctttattctttgaggataaatggAGACAAGCTGTACGACCGTCTTTCTGATACATTTCACCTAAGACACTTGAGGCTTCTTAGAGTGTTGGTACTGGATGAATCTTTAATTGAGGTGAAAGATTCTTTGCTGAATGAAATATGCATGTTGAATCATTTGAGGTTCTTATGCATTGGGACAGAAGTTAAATCTCTGCCTTTGTCGTTCTCAAACCTCTGGAATCTAGAAATGCTGATGATGTCTAATAAAGGATCAACCTTGGTACTATTACCGAGAATTTGGGATCTTGTAAAATTGCGAGTGCTGTTCATAAGTGCTTGTTCTTTTTTTGATTTGGATGCAGATGAATCAATACTGATAGCAGAGGACACAAAGTTAGAGAGCTTGAGAGAGTTAGGGAATCTCAAGCTTTCCTATTCAAAAGACACAGAGGATATTTTTGAAAGGTTTCCCAATCTTCAAGATCTTAGAATTGATCTCAAGGAATCATGGGATTATTCAACAGAGCAATATTGGTTCCCGAAATTGGATTTCCTAACTGAACTAGAAGACCTCACTGTAGCTTTTGAAAGTTCAAACATAAATGACAGTGGGTCCTCTGCTGCCACAAAGCGGCCATGGGAATTTCACTTCCCTGCGAGTTTGAAACAATTGGAGTTGTTTGACTTTCCTCTGACATCTGATTCGCTATCAACAATAGCGAGACTGCCCAACCTTGAATATTTGACCCTTCAGAACACAATCATCCAGGGGGGAGAATGGAACATGGGAGAGGAAGACACCTTTGAGAATCTCAAATTTTTGAACTTGGATGAAGTGACTCTTGCCAAGTGGGAGGTTGGAGAGGAATCCTTTCCCGTTCTTGAGAAATTAGTACTGTGGGGCTGTTCTGAGCTTGAGGAGATTCCACCTTGTTTTGGTGATATTTATtcattaaaaattatcaaagttGAATATAACCGTCAACTTAAAGATTCCGCTATGATGATTAAGCAATATGTTGAAGATACTACAGGAGAAGACAAGCTTGAAGTCCTGTGA